From Saprospiraceae bacterium, one genomic window encodes:
- a CDS encoding SH3-like domain-containing protein — MYKQLILILSTVFICSCDSGPKVISPLEQKTAEVKEQNVTQNLGSPSEFHQVIVKETLHTERYSYALVTENGKDSWIAVSRQDLVVGDTYFFRGGLRKTQFQSQELDKVFDEILLVSSIVNAKEHPGGSLNSENKMQSDSKNEAVDAKSVSEKSPDAISLKSLIANKSKYEGKEVIVYGKCVKANYQIMGMNWYHIQDGSKDSNKNVDLTITSQENIRIGDEVSFKGIIQLNKDFGAGYKYAIIMEKATLVE; from the coding sequence ATGTACAAGCAATTAATACTCATTTTAAGTACAGTTTTTATATGCTCATGTGACAGTGGTCCTAAAGTGATTAGTCCACTGGAACAAAAAACAGCGGAAGTCAAAGAACAAAATGTAACACAAAATCTAGGTTCACCCAGTGAATTTCATCAAGTCATTGTTAAAGAGACCTTACACACAGAACGTTATAGCTATGCATTGGTCACTGAAAATGGTAAAGATTCCTGGATTGCAGTTTCCAGGCAGGATCTGGTCGTAGGGGATACTTATTTTTTTAGAGGAGGTCTTAGAAAAACTCAATTTCAAAGTCAGGAATTGGATAAAGTATTTGATGAGATTTTATTGGTATCAAGTATTGTCAACGCCAAGGAACATCCGGGAGGCAGCTTGAATTCAGAAAATAAAATGCAATCCGATTCGAAAAATGAAGCTGTCGATGCAAAATCTGTTTCGGAGAAATCCCCGGACGCCATTTCCCTCAAGTCGCTTATTGCAAACAAATCAAAATATGAAGGAAAAGAAGTGATCGTCTATGGTAAGTGTGTTAAAGCCAATTATCAAATTATGGGAATGAATTGGTATCATATTCAAGATGGCAGTAAAGATTCTAATAAAAATGTGGATCTAACCATTACCTCCCAGGAAAATATTCGAATCGGAGATGAAGTAAGTTTTAAAGGAATCATTCAGTTGAACAAGGATTTCGGCGCGGGATATAAATATGCCATCATTATGGAAAAGGCTACACTTGTAGAATAG